The following coding sequences lie in one Methylotuvimicrobium alcaliphilum 20Z genomic window:
- the rseP gene encoding RIP metalloprotease RseP, producing the protein MSTLFYFIVAIGILVSFHEFGHFWVARKTGVKVLRFSVGFGKVIWSYQKSPASTEYVISAIPLGGYVKMVDEREGKVADEDLPFAFNRQPLWARSAIVAAGPLFNLMLAVLFFWIVLFIGETGLRPIIGHVEPGTLAAEAGLLEGEEIVAVDQKNTATWAEVIESIFSAAMTGRESVDVTVKNIDEQQHSRLINFPEELRSEPNKLYDKLGLKPWMPQLRPVVGRVLEGMPAADAGLQSGDLIVSADGEPINTWLQWVDYVQNSPGRVIDLTIERQGVQLSLEITPQKVVETDEVVGKIGAAAEIPEDLMASLQVRNDLPLWPALTAAVSRTVFFSTATLKMMGQMIVGNASVKNLSGPISIAQFAGISAERGFVEFLSFLAKVSISLGVLNLLPIPVLDGGHLLFFAIEAIKGSPVSEKFQVALQQVGILLLLSLMVLALFLDLERLFQ; encoded by the coding sequence ATGAGTACGCTGTTTTATTTTATTGTCGCGATCGGTATTCTGGTTTCGTTTCATGAATTCGGTCATTTTTGGGTCGCGCGAAAGACCGGCGTCAAAGTACTGAGGTTTTCGGTCGGGTTTGGTAAGGTCATTTGGTCTTATCAAAAATCGCCTGCGTCGACCGAATATGTCATCTCGGCAATACCTCTAGGCGGCTATGTCAAAATGGTTGACGAACGCGAAGGCAAGGTGGCCGACGAAGATTTGCCTTTTGCATTCAACCGTCAGCCATTGTGGGCGCGGTCGGCGATTGTCGCGGCCGGACCATTATTCAATTTAATGCTAGCCGTGCTGTTTTTCTGGATCGTGCTATTCATAGGTGAAACCGGCTTACGCCCGATTATCGGTCATGTCGAGCCTGGTACGCTTGCCGCCGAAGCCGGTTTGCTCGAAGGCGAAGAGATCGTAGCGGTCGATCAAAAGAATACCGCGACTTGGGCGGAGGTTATTGAGTCGATTTTCTCGGCGGCCATGACCGGTCGAGAAAGTGTCGATGTTACGGTAAAAAACATCGATGAACAGCAGCATTCGCGGCTTATCAACTTTCCTGAAGAATTGCGAAGCGAACCGAATAAACTTTACGATAAATTAGGTCTCAAGCCTTGGATGCCTCAGCTCAGGCCGGTTGTCGGGCGAGTGTTGGAAGGCATGCCGGCGGCCGATGCCGGATTACAGTCAGGTGATTTGATTGTTTCTGCTGATGGTGAACCGATCAATACCTGGTTGCAATGGGTCGACTATGTGCAAAATAGCCCAGGAAGAGTAATCGACCTGACTATTGAAAGGCAAGGCGTGCAATTGAGTCTCGAAATAACGCCTCAAAAAGTCGTCGAAACAGACGAGGTTGTCGGGAAAATCGGCGCGGCCGCTGAAATTCCAGAAGATTTGATGGCGTCGTTGCAAGTGCGCAATGATTTACCGCTTTGGCCGGCTCTGACGGCGGCTGTTTCGAGAACCGTTTTTTTTAGTACCGCAACACTCAAAATGATGGGTCAGATGATTGTCGGTAATGCTTCTGTAAAAAATCTTAGCGGCCCAATCAGTATCGCCCAGTTTGCCGGGATTTCGGCTGAGCGCGGGTTTGTCGAATTCCTGTCTTTCTTAGCCAAAGTTAGTATTAGTCTTGGCGTACTTAATTTATTGCCGATTCCGGTGTTAGACGGCGGCCATTTGTTGTTTTTTGCGATTGAAGCGATTAAAGGCAGCCCCGTCTCGGAAAAATTCCAGGTTGCGTTACAACAGGTCGGTATTTTGCTACTACTGTCGTTGATGGTATTGGCTTTATTTTTGGATTTGGAACGTTTGTTTCAATGA
- the ispC gene encoding 1-deoxy-D-xylulose-5-phosphate reductoisomerase, with translation MKGICILGATGSIGVSTLDVVARHSNRYRVVALTANNNIDLLYDQCIVHRPDYVVVVDENKAKQFAERIATSPVSDIKVLSGAESLQQVATLDSVDSVMAAIVGAAGLLPTLAAAKAGKTVLLANKEALVMSGDIFMKAVTESGAHLLPIDSEHNAIFQCMPADYCAGQEAKEARRILLTASGGPFRTKPVEELVDVTPDQAVAHPNWDMGRKISVDSATMMNKGLELIEACLLFNMSPDKIQVVIHPQSVIHSMVDYVDGTVLAQMGNPDMRIPIAHAMAWPERFDSGAAPLNIFDVKHMDFEQPDLQRFPCLRLAIEAVEAGGIMPAVLNAANEIAVAAFLDEKVRFTDIPYIIERSMHQFEADPADTLDIVLAADSKAREVAERIVEELKR, from the coding sequence ATGAAAGGTATTTGTATTTTGGGCGCGACCGGTTCTATCGGTGTCAGCACGCTGGATGTGGTTGCTCGCCATTCGAATCGGTATAGAGTCGTTGCGTTGACCGCGAACAATAATATCGACCTGCTGTACGACCAATGCATCGTCCATCGTCCTGACTATGTTGTCGTGGTTGATGAAAATAAGGCTAAACAATTTGCAGAGCGCATTGCTACATCGCCGGTATCCGATATAAAGGTGTTATCGGGAGCCGAATCGTTGCAGCAAGTAGCTACACTGGATAGTGTTGATTCGGTAATGGCGGCAATCGTCGGCGCGGCTGGTCTATTACCAACTTTGGCGGCTGCTAAAGCCGGTAAAACCGTATTGCTGGCAAATAAAGAAGCGTTGGTGATGTCCGGCGATATTTTTATGAAAGCGGTTACCGAGTCCGGTGCCCATTTGCTGCCGATCGATAGCGAGCATAATGCCATTTTTCAATGCATGCCGGCAGATTACTGTGCGGGTCAAGAGGCTAAGGAGGCGCGGCGAATTTTGTTGACTGCCTCGGGTGGCCCGTTCAGAACTAAGCCGGTAGAAGAGTTGGTCGATGTCACTCCGGATCAAGCCGTCGCGCATCCGAATTGGGATATGGGGCGTAAGATTTCTGTCGATTCTGCGACGATGATGAATAAAGGGCTTGAATTGATTGAAGCCTGTTTATTGTTCAATATGTCGCCGGATAAAATTCAGGTGGTGATCCATCCGCAAAGCGTGATTCATTCAATGGTCGATTATGTCGACGGCACTGTGTTGGCGCAAATGGGTAACCCCGATATGCGAATACCCATTGCGCATGCGATGGCGTGGCCGGAACGCTTCGACTCCGGTGCGGCGCCGCTGAATATATTCGACGTTAAGCACATGGATTTCGAACAACCCGATCTTCAGCGTTTCCCTTGTTTACGCTTGGCGATTGAAGCCGTCGAGGCAGGCGGTATTATGCCGGCTGTGTTAAATGCCGCTAATGAAATCGCGGTTGCTGCCTTTTTGGACGAGAAAGTCCGTTTTACCGACATCCCTTACATTATTGAACGGAGCATGCATCAATTCGAAGCCGATCCGGCGGATACGCTGGATATTGTATTGGCAGCCGATAGCAAAGCCCGGGAAGTGGCTGAGCGTATCGTCGAAGAACTTAAGCGTTAA
- a CDS encoding phosphatidate cytidylyltransferase: MLLQRIITALILAPLVVLAVYLLPIPYFTLVVALVMLVAAWEWTSLTGIDRPSMRILFLVLLILPMGGVYFWTYFLEILAQIFDWPEVRAQSGLLEWLIILPVLFWVVVMFLIKNASDALLKLELKNVYKGLIGWVILFFAWMFLYRMRAFYGSDMVMYFLLLIWIADITAYFVGKKFGATKLAPEISPGKTMAGFYGALGSGVVSAIVLSLVFGFTLMIGSDFVLLSVLTVLISIYGDLFFSLIKRQQGVKDTGSILPGHGGLLDRIDSLVAGIPFFYAGILLIRELF; the protein is encoded by the coding sequence ATGTTACTACAGCGAATTATTACGGCTTTGATTCTTGCGCCATTAGTCGTATTGGCCGTCTATTTATTGCCAATACCTTATTTTACTCTGGTTGTTGCGCTGGTGATGTTGGTTGCCGCATGGGAGTGGACAAGTTTAACCGGTATTGATAGGCCCTCGATGCGGATTTTATTTCTTGTCCTACTCATTCTGCCGATGGGCGGTGTTTATTTTTGGACTTATTTTCTAGAAATATTGGCACAAATTTTCGATTGGCCGGAAGTCAGGGCGCAGTCCGGTTTATTGGAATGGCTGATTATTTTACCGGTTTTATTTTGGGTGGTGGTAATGTTTCTGATCAAAAATGCATCGGATGCGCTGCTAAAGCTCGAATTAAAAAATGTTTATAAAGGTTTGATCGGCTGGGTGATTCTGTTTTTTGCGTGGATGTTTCTTTATCGCATGCGCGCTTTTTACGGTTCCGATATGGTGATGTATTTTCTGCTGTTGATTTGGATTGCTGATATTACCGCCTATTTCGTTGGCAAAAAATTCGGCGCTACCAAGCTTGCTCCTGAAATCAGTCCCGGCAAAACCATGGCAGGGTTTTACGGGGCTTTGGGAAGCGGTGTCGTTAGTGCGATCGTTTTGAGTTTGGTATTCGGGTTTACTTTGATGATAGGCTCAGACTTTGTTTTGTTGTCGGTCTTGACCGTTTTGATTTCGATATACGGCGATCTATTTTTTAGCCTAATTAAACGACAGCAGGGCGTTAAGGATACGGGGTCTATTTTGCCGGGGCATGGTGGTTTGTTAGATAGGATCGACAGCTTGGTGGCCGGTATTCCGTTTTTCTATGCCGGTATTCTGCTGATTAGAGAGTTATTTTAA
- a CDS encoding isoprenyl transferase, producing the protein MSEEPETLPELNKNPRHIAIIMDGNGRWAQQRHMPRAMGHQAGVKAVRSIVEYCAEANIEVLSLFAFSSENWRRPESEVSMLMNLFLSTLQSEVNKLHRNNIRLKFIGERKDFSEKLQAKITEGEIQTRDNSGLTLVIAANYGGRWDMSEAFKKIAAKIQSGEINEQEVDEALIGQHLSTADLPEPDLFIRTGGEQRVSNFLLWQLAYTELYFTPTLWPDFNRQSLEEAIGSFRTRQRRFGHTGEQILTKAVTL; encoded by the coding sequence ATGTCCGAAGAACCCGAAACGCTTCCGGAATTAAACAAGAACCCGCGCCATATTGCAATCATCATGGATGGTAATGGGCGTTGGGCGCAACAAAGGCATATGCCGCGTGCAATGGGTCATCAGGCTGGCGTCAAAGCGGTTAGATCCATTGTTGAATATTGCGCCGAAGCGAATATCGAAGTATTGTCGTTATTTGCTTTCAGCAGCGAAAATTGGCGCCGGCCCGAGTCTGAAGTTTCGATGCTGATGAATTTGTTTTTATCGACCTTGCAAAGCGAGGTTAATAAGTTGCATCGGAACAATATTCGTTTAAAGTTTATCGGTGAACGAAAAGATTTTTCGGAAAAATTGCAGGCTAAAATTACCGAGGGCGAGATTCAAACCCGCGATAATAGCGGTTTGACTTTAGTGATTGCTGCCAACTACGGTGGACGATGGGATATGTCCGAAGCGTTTAAAAAAATAGCTGCGAAAATTCAAAGCGGCGAGATCAACGAGCAAGAAGTCGATGAGGCGCTGATCGGGCAACATTTATCCACCGCCGATTTACCCGAACCGGATTTATTTATCAGAACCGGCGGTGAACAACGTGTCAGTAATTTTTTGCTCTGGCAGTTAGCTTATACCGAATTATATTTCACGCCGACCTTATGGCCCGATTTTAATCGGCAATCGCTAGAGGAAGCTATCGGAAGCTTTAGAACTCGGCAAAGGCGTTTTGGGCATACCGGCGAGCAAATCCTCACAAAAGCAGTTACCCTTTAA
- the frr gene encoding ribosome recycling factor encodes MISDILQDAAKRMGKSVEALRHEFTKIRTGRAHPSLLDQITVPYYGADTPLSQVANVATEDSRTLTVTPWEKTIVKAVEKAIMASDLGLNPSSNGNVIRIPLPPLTEERRRDLVKVVKQEAENGRVAIRNIRRDANSDIKDALKEKMISEDEARAAEDKIQKLTDQYIKEIEKHLEEKEADLMSI; translated from the coding sequence ATGATAAGCGATATTCTACAAGATGCGGCTAAGCGCATGGGCAAAAGTGTCGAGGCGCTGAGGCACGAATTTACCAAAATTAGAACAGGCCGGGCGCATCCGAGCCTATTGGATCAAATTACCGTTCCGTATTACGGAGCCGATACGCCGCTTTCGCAGGTAGCCAATGTCGCGACAGAGGACTCACGGACTTTGACGGTTACACCATGGGAAAAAACCATAGTCAAGGCTGTCGAAAAAGCGATAATGGCTTCCGACTTGGGGCTTAACCCTTCCTCAAATGGTAATGTGATTCGTATCCCGTTACCGCCGCTAACCGAGGAGCGTCGTCGCGATCTGGTCAAGGTCGTCAAACAAGAAGCCGAGAATGGACGAGTAGCGATAAGAAATATTCGCCGCGATGCCAATTCCGATATCAAGGACGCGCTAAAAGAAAAAATGATTTCCGAGGATGAAGCTCGAGCGGCCGAAGATAAAATACAAAAGTTGACCGATCAGTACATCAAAGAAATAGAGAAGCACTTGGAAGAAAAAGAAGCGGACTTAATGTCTATTTAA
- the pyrH gene encoding UMP kinase, which translates to MTNFICQRILLKLSGEALMSEKGGSIDADILKRLAGEIKELCDAGIQVGLVVGGGNILRGAQKASEGLDRVTGDQMGMLATVINALAMQDALEYLGLQVRVMSALKINQVCEDFIRRRAVRHLEKGRVVIFAAGTGNPFFTTDSAASLRAIEIDAQLMIKATKVKGVYSADPEKVKDARFYPRLTYDEALDQRLNVMDATALVLCRDNNLPMRVMNIFEQGAIMRLMQGEDIGSLIERGTKA; encoded by the coding sequence ATGACAAATTTTATCTGCCAGCGAATTTTATTGAAATTAAGCGGCGAAGCTTTAATGAGCGAAAAGGGAGGCAGTATCGATGCCGATATCCTGAAACGCTTAGCCGGCGAAATTAAAGAATTATGTGATGCAGGGATACAGGTCGGTCTAGTTGTCGGGGGCGGTAATATTTTGCGCGGCGCGCAAAAAGCTTCCGAAGGTCTTGATCGAGTCACCGGCGATCAAATGGGCATGCTTGCTACTGTAATCAATGCCTTGGCGATGCAGGATGCTTTGGAGTATTTAGGCTTGCAAGTTCGCGTCATGTCTGCATTAAAGATTAATCAAGTGTGCGAAGATTTTATTCGCCGCAGAGCGGTTAGACACCTTGAAAAAGGTAGGGTCGTAATATTCGCTGCCGGAACCGGAAATCCTTTTTTTACTACGGATTCGGCAGCCAGTCTGCGGGCGATTGAGATCGATGCTCAGTTGATGATTAAGGCGACTAAGGTTAAGGGTGTTTATTCGGCCGATCCTGAAAAAGTTAAGGATGCACGATTTTATCCGAGATTGACCTATGACGAAGCATTGGATCAACGCTTAAACGTCATGGATGCCACTGCTTTGGTATTGTGCCGCGATAACAATTTGCCGATGCGCGTAATGAATATTTTTGAACAAGGTGCAATAATGCGGCTGATGCAGGGCGAAGATATCGGCTCACTGATTGAACGAGGAACAAAAGCATGA
- the tsf gene encoding translation elongation factor Ts has product MSISAAMVKELRERTGSGMMECKKALVEANGDLEVAIENMRKAGLAKADKKSGRTAAEGVVGVKVSDDAKTAAIADINCETDFVAKGDDFVNFVNNVTDAILSADVQTPEQVLELKLPNGKTVDEVRRELIAKLGENIAIRRFEKYNLPNDGGAACYLHGSKIGVLVALETADEALGKDIAMHVAAINPTCVSEDQVSQEAIEKEKEIFSAQALESGKPAEIIEKMVSGRIKKFLAEVTLLGQPFVKDDKVTVGELVKSKGNAVIRFTRFEVGEGIEKKEENFAEEVMAQVRGS; this is encoded by the coding sequence ATGAGCATATCAGCTGCAATGGTTAAGGAACTTCGGGAAAGAACCGGTTCCGGTATGATGGAATGCAAAAAAGCACTAGTCGAAGCAAACGGTGATCTGGAAGTTGCTATCGAAAATATGCGAAAAGCCGGTTTAGCAAAAGCCGATAAAAAATCCGGACGGACCGCAGCGGAAGGTGTGGTGGGCGTAAAAGTCAGCGACGATGCTAAAACGGCGGCGATTGCCGACATCAATTGCGAAACTGATTTCGTTGCGAAAGGTGACGATTTCGTTAATTTCGTTAACAATGTTACCGATGCTATTTTAAGCGCGGACGTGCAAACGCCTGAGCAAGTATTGGAGCTGAAGCTGCCAAACGGCAAGACGGTTGACGAGGTTCGTCGCGAACTGATTGCAAAACTGGGTGAAAATATCGCGATTAGACGTTTTGAAAAATACAATTTGCCTAACGACGGCGGTGCTGCATGTTATTTGCACGGTAGTAAGATCGGCGTATTGGTCGCACTGGAAACAGCCGATGAGGCATTAGGCAAGGATATTGCGATGCACGTTGCTGCAATCAATCCGACTTGTGTTTCCGAAGATCAAGTTTCTCAAGAAGCAATTGAGAAAGAAAAAGAAATTTTTTCCGCGCAAGCTTTGGAAAGTGGAAAGCCGGCCGAGATTATCGAAAAAATGGTGAGCGGAAGAATTAAAAAGTTTCTTGCCGAAGTTACCTTGTTGGGTCAGCCTTTCGTTAAGGATGACAAAGTCACTGTTGGCGAATTGGTTAAGTCAAAAGGTAATGCTGTTATTCGCTTTACCCGGTTCGAAGTTGGCGAAGGTATCGAGAAAAAAGAAGAAAACTTTGCTGAAGAAGTCATGGCACAAGTCAGAGGCTCATAA
- the rpsB gene encoding 30S ribosomal protein S2 translates to MAAVSMRQMLEAGVHFGHQTRYWNPKMANYLFGARNKIHIINLEKTLPLFNDAMNYLGQMSANKGTILFVGTKKAARKAVAEEAKRCGMPYVDHRWLGGMLTNFKTIKKSINRLKELEAMKTDGTLYHKFSKKEALGMERELAKLERSLGGIKDMKGVPDVLFVLDVGYEKNAIGEAKKLGIPVVGIVDSNNSPESVDYIIPGNDDSIRAVKLYCESVADAVLEAKSATLNLSAQADDFVEESEVEANAE, encoded by the coding sequence ATGGCAGCAGTGTCAATGCGTCAAATGTTAGAAGCGGGTGTTCATTTCGGACATCAGACTCGTTACTGGAATCCAAAGATGGCTAATTACCTATTTGGCGCCCGTAACAAGATTCACATTATCAATCTTGAGAAAACGCTTCCATTGTTTAATGACGCAATGAATTATCTGGGGCAAATGTCCGCAAATAAAGGCACTATCCTGTTTGTGGGTACCAAGAAAGCAGCCCGTAAAGCGGTCGCCGAAGAAGCGAAGCGTTGCGGAATGCCTTATGTCGATCATCGCTGGTTGGGCGGCATGCTGACCAATTTCAAGACGATCAAAAAATCGATCAACCGATTGAAAGAATTGGAAGCGATGAAAACGGACGGAACGCTCTATCATAAATTTAGCAAAAAGGAAGCGCTGGGGATGGAACGCGAATTAGCGAAACTCGAACGTAGCTTGGGCGGCATTAAGGATATGAAAGGCGTGCCCGATGTATTGTTTGTATTGGATGTCGGTTATGAGAAAAACGCGATTGGCGAAGCTAAAAAACTCGGTATACCTGTAGTTGGGATTGTCGATTCGAACAATTCCCCTGAAAGCGTTGATTACATCATACCGGGTAATGACGACTCCATTAGAGCGGTTAAACTTTACTGCGAATCCGTAGCAGATGCAGTATTGGAAGCGAAATCCGCGACATTGAATTTATCGGCCCAGGCCGATGACTTTGTTGAAGAATCAGAAGTCGAAGCAAACGCAGAGTAA
- the map gene encoding type I methionyl aminopeptidase, with product MGIIIKTPSEIDKMRVAGRLAAEVLEMIEPHVVPGVTTDELNQICHDYIVDVQHAIPAPLNYHGFPKSICTSINQQVCHGIPSNKKLKKGDIVNIDITVIKDDYHGDTSKMFCVGEVSPHAKRLVKITQEALYRGIEQVKHGATLGDIGHAIQKFAESNRYSVVREFCGHGIGQKFHEEPQVLHYGKPGEGTALEAGMIITIEPMLNLGKRHVKVLADGWTAVTKDRSLSAQWEHTLLVTEHGYEILTLRQEEM from the coding sequence ATGGGTATCATCATAAAAACACCAAGTGAAATCGATAAAATGCGCGTCGCCGGTAGACTTGCCGCCGAAGTTCTGGAAATGATCGAGCCGCATGTTGTACCGGGCGTCACCACCGACGAGCTTAATCAAATTTGTCACGACTATATTGTCGACGTTCAACACGCGATTCCGGCTCCGCTCAATTATCACGGCTTCCCCAAATCGATATGCACTTCGATCAATCAGCAAGTTTGCCACGGCATACCCAGCAACAAAAAATTAAAAAAAGGTGATATCGTCAATATCGACATCACCGTCATCAAGGACGACTATCACGGCGACACTAGCAAAATGTTTTGTGTTGGTGAAGTCAGTCCCCACGCCAAACGCTTAGTGAAAATCACTCAAGAAGCGCTGTACCGGGGCATTGAACAAGTTAAACACGGAGCAACTCTTGGCGATATAGGTCATGCGATACAAAAATTCGCCGAATCGAATCGTTATTCGGTCGTCCGAGAATTTTGCGGTCACGGCATAGGCCAAAAGTTTCATGAAGAACCGCAAGTGCTGCACTACGGCAAACCAGGAGAAGGCACCGCTCTTGAAGCCGGCATGATTATTACGATAGAACCGATGCTTAATCTAGGCAAACGCCATGTGAAGGTATTAGCGGACGGCTGGACCGCGGTTACCAAAGACCGCAGCCTTTCTGCGCAATGGGAACATACCCTCCTAGTCACTGAACACGGTTACGAAATCTTGACACTGAGACAGGAGGAAATGTGA
- the glnD gene encoding [protein-PII] uridylyltransferase, with protein sequence MTEALAYTHYFTQSDYIIAFKELIKSKNLELERSFNPQEPVTPLLVAKAEFVDEILISGWDHFLGESADQLSLIAVGGYGRKELFPFSDIDIVVLLDKEASTETQAVLGQFCNFLWDIGLKPGLSVRTVEECIQSCIDDQTIMTSLMETRLLRGNPSLCAKVLEPINSGEIWPSNRFFAAKMQEQEHRYFKFHDTAYNLEPNIKEGPGGLRDMQIIAWVFKRHYGSSTLKELIKYGFLPESEYEELVTARNVLWRIRYALHLLTGRCEDRLLFDFQRDLAEQFGFKGADPNQSVEEFMQHYYKTVVGLERLNEMLLQLFNERFIGGKTTYQQIQTKTAKLIAINGYLEAETDSLFENNPLALLEIFLVIQQNPSLKGIRSKTIRLIRKSLHLIDDQFRTDKHANHLFIEILRQPRGITHALRRMNRYGVLAAYLPSFAHIVARMQYDLFHIYTVDEHTLFVIRNLRRFSLEKHTHELPFCNDIFLMIPRPELLYIAALFHDIAKGKGGDHSQVGEEIAQAFCRQHDLSRHDTKLVTWLVRNHLIMSMTAQRKDISDPDIIHDFATQVGSTEYLNHLYLLTVADIRATNPELWNSWKDALLKELYSATYNALRRGLKNPINISDRLEENKTEALEELLKLGISEATIHASWKHVGDEYFLRYTAEEIAWQTIAIASCDELDLPLVLLRPQTQRGSAEVFIYTRNEDFIFSISTETLDQLGLTILDARIVTTSDQYVLNSFQVLEQSGDPIKDLHREVHICTALRKNLKEHHINKQKNIRRQSRQARHFPIPTTISFHEDPQRRFTVMELITTDHAGLLSKIGHVLNDHNIQLHDAKITTIGSRAEDMFYFTDYQSNPIQDHETLQNLEQAIQSALRDHL encoded by the coding sequence GTGACAGAAGCCTTAGCCTATACCCACTATTTCACACAATCCGACTATATCATTGCCTTTAAAGAGTTAATTAAATCGAAAAACCTGGAGCTTGAGCGGTCATTTAATCCACAAGAACCGGTCACGCCTTTACTGGTGGCCAAGGCTGAATTCGTCGACGAAATCTTGATCAGCGGCTGGGATCATTTCCTCGGTGAATCCGCCGATCAATTGAGCCTGATTGCGGTAGGCGGATACGGGCGAAAAGAATTGTTTCCCTTTTCAGACATCGATATCGTCGTATTATTGGATAAAGAGGCCTCTACGGAAACTCAGGCTGTATTAGGACAATTCTGCAATTTCCTTTGGGACATCGGTTTAAAACCAGGATTGAGCGTACGCACAGTCGAAGAATGCATTCAATCCTGTATCGACGACCAAACCATCATGACCAGTCTAATGGAAACCAGACTATTGCGCGGCAATCCGAGCTTGTGCGCAAAAGTACTCGAACCGATAAACAGCGGAGAGATATGGCCGTCAAACCGGTTTTTTGCTGCCAAAATGCAGGAACAGGAACATCGCTATTTTAAGTTTCACGATACCGCTTACAATCTCGAACCCAATATCAAGGAAGGCCCCGGCGGACTTCGCGACATGCAGATTATTGCCTGGGTTTTTAAACGCCATTACGGCTCTTCAACCTTAAAAGAATTAATTAAATACGGCTTCTTGCCCGAATCCGAATATGAAGAACTGGTTACTGCGCGTAACGTACTTTGGCGTATCCGTTATGCACTTCACTTGCTAACCGGTCGCTGCGAGGATCGCCTGCTATTCGACTTTCAACGAGACTTAGCCGAACAATTCGGATTCAAAGGCGCCGACCCGAACCAATCCGTCGAAGAATTCATGCAGCATTACTATAAAACCGTAGTCGGCTTAGAACGGCTCAATGAAATGCTACTACAACTATTTAACGAGCGCTTTATCGGCGGGAAAACGACTTATCAACAAATCCAAACCAAAACCGCTAAACTCATCGCTATTAACGGCTACCTGGAAGCCGAAACTGATAGCCTTTTCGAGAACAACCCACTGGCATTATTGGAAATTTTCCTAGTCATCCAGCAAAATCCTTCGCTAAAAGGCATCCGATCAAAAACGATTCGCTTAATCCGTAAAAGCCTGCACCTGATCGACGATCAATTTAGAACCGACAAACACGCCAATCATCTATTCATCGAGATTTTACGCCAACCGCGAGGCATCACGCATGCACTTCGACGAATGAATCGTTATGGCGTACTCGCCGCTTACCTGCCTAGCTTCGCTCACATCGTCGCCAGAATGCAGTACGATTTATTCCATATATATACCGTGGACGAACACACCCTATTCGTAATTCGCAATTTGCGACGCTTTTCGCTGGAAAAGCACACCCACGAACTGCCATTTTGCAACGACATTTTTTTGATGATCCCGAGACCCGAGCTACTTTATATCGCGGCATTGTTTCACGATATCGCTAAAGGCAAAGGCGGGGATCATTCGCAAGTTGGCGAAGAAATCGCCCAAGCATTTTGCCGGCAGCACGACCTGTCTAGACATGATACTAAGCTCGTCACCTGGCTAGTCCGCAATCATTTGATTATGTCGATGACCGCCCAGCGCAAAGACATCAGCGACCCCGACATCATTCATGATTTCGCCACTCAAGTCGGTAGCACCGAATATTTAAATCACCTTTACTTATTGACTGTCGCAGACATACGCGCAACCAATCCGGAACTATGGAACTCTTGGAAAGACGCATTATTGAAAGAACTCTATAGCGCAACCTACAACGCCTTACGTCGCGGCCTCAAGAACCCGATCAATATCAGCGACAGACTCGAAGAAAATAAAACCGAAGCATTGGAAGAACTGCTGAAACTAGGCATTTCCGAAGCAACTATTCATGCATCATGGAAACATGTCGGCGATGAATACTTTCTTAGATATACTGCCGAAGAAATCGCTTGGCAAACAATTGCAATTGCATCCTGCGACGAACTGGACCTACCACTGGTGTTACTCCGCCCTCAAACTCAACGAGGCAGCGCAGAAGTCTTTATTTACACTCGTAACGAAGATTTTATTTTTTCAATCAGCACCGAGACCCTCGATCAACTCGGCCTTACGATTCTCGACGCAAGGATCGTTACCACTAGCGACCAGTATGTATTGAACAGCTTCCAAGTTCTCGAACAATCAGGCGACCCGATCAAGGATTTACACCGAGAAGTCCATATTTGCACGGCGCTCCGTAAAAATCTAAAAGAACACCACATCAACAAACAAAAAAACATTCGGCGCCAATCGAGACAAGCTCGACACTTTCCAATACCGACAACGATTTCATTTCATGAGGATCCGCAAAGGCGCTTTACGGTCATGGAACTCATCACAACAGACCATGCCGGACTTCTTTCAAAAATCGGCCATGTGCTCAACGATCACAACATTCAACTGCACGACGCCAAAATCACCACGATAGGAAGCCGCGCAGAAGACATGTTTTATTTTACCGATTATCAATCTAACCCGATTCAAGACCACGAAACATTACAAAATTTGGAGCAAGCCATTCAATCCGCATTACGCGACCATTTATAA